In a single window of the Emys orbicularis isolate rEmyOrb1 chromosome 11, rEmyOrb1.hap1, whole genome shotgun sequence genome:
- the PLEKHA3 gene encoding pleckstrin homology domain-containing family A member 3: MKICAFHLRVGMISGWQPRWFVLDNGILSYYDSQDDVCKGSKGSIKMAVCEIKVHPTDNTRMELIIPGEQHFYMKAVNAAERQRWLVALGSSKACLTDTRTKKEKEISETNESLKTKMSELRLYCDLLMQQVHTIQEFVHRDESRSSPSIENMNEASSLLSATCNTFITTLEECVKIANAKFKPEMFQLPHPDPLVSPVSPSPIQMMKRSISHPGTYSSGSSNATKEPISSLHRLSQRRRRTYSDTESYNDIPLEDTERPAHCSRSALNGHLAPSTIPEENRSVSKKRPELEETLPSSSS; the protein is encoded by the exons ATGAAGATATGTGCATTTCATCTGCGAGTTGGGATGATCTCAG GTTGGCAGCCTCGCTGGTTTGTTTTAGACAATGGAATATTGTCCTACTATGATTCACAGGATGATGTTTGCAAAGGCAGTAAAGGAAGTATAAAGATGGCAGTATGTGAAATTAAAG TTCATCCAACAGACAACACAAGAATGGAGTTAATCATCCCAGGGGAACAGCATTTTTATATGAAAGCAGTTAATGCAGCTGAGAGGCAGAGATGGCTGGTAGCACTGGGTAGTTCTAAAGCCTGTTTGACAGACAccagaacaaaaaaagaaaaag aaATTAGTGAAACCAATGAATCTCTTAAAACCAAAATGTCCGAACTTCGCCTCTACTGTGATCTCTTAATGCAGCAAGTTCATACAATACAAGAATTTGTTCACCGTGATGAGAGTCGCTCATCTCCCAGCATTGAG AACATGAATGAAGCCTCCTCCTTGCTCAGTGCCACATGTAACACATTTATTACAACACTTGAAGAATGTGTGAAGATAGCTAATGCCAAGTTTAAGCCAGAGATGTTTCAACTGCCTCATCCTGATCCCTTAGTTTCTCCTGTGTCACCTTCACCTATTCAAATG ATGAAACGCTCCATTAGCCATCCTGGTACATACAGTTCAGGGAG TAGTAACGCCACAAAAGAACCAATTTCTTCACTCCACCGGTTATCCCAACGACGCAGAAGAACATACTCCGATACAGAATCCTATAATGATATTCCTCTTGAAGATACAGAGA GACCTGCTCACTGTTCCAGAAGTGCTCTCAATGGACACTTGGCACCATCAACCATTCCTGAAGAAAACAGATCAGTTTCAAAGAAAAGACCTGAATTGGAAGAGACTCTTCCATCCTCTTCTTCCTGA